The stretch of DNA ACTAAAAGCACTTAAActacatcatcaacaatcaaagTAAGTATTTTCTCAAAGCAAATCATCCAATAATCATGAATAAACATATAGATTCATGTATCAACACATAAAACTCATAAATAAACATATTCCCAACTCCCACGTACAAACCCCCAATTGAGATGAGAGAGTTTGGGCTAGAGAAAAATGATTTTCTCTCCTCTCATGAATTCATCTCCAATAATTATGTTACTATCCCTCATACCTCTAATTCCTTGAAAATGGAAGATTTGATGTTCTTGAGCTCTCTAACTTTTCTCTTCTCCAAagctttctttctttctcccaaagcttcatctttctttcttctaggttttaagagaaaaaatgaAACTCTCTTAATGATTTTTTCCCTTTTATACTAGGTTTTTACAAATTACTACCTACACCCCCTCTTTACTCAACACACCCCCAACACCTCTTAGGCTCCATACTCATTTTAGCCTAATTACTTAATTTCTACTCATTAATTATCTTGACTCTAATTTAGTCTACAACTCTCAACTAATTAATATCTATTATGATTATAATATACTCCATAATAAAATACACACAAATAAATAatcctaataataaaaattgggaTGTTACAATTTCCATGTCTCTCTCCTTCTAGGATTAGCCCCTACTGGTATTCCTAGAAATTTAAAAAGGATAGAATCCGAACGGCAAGACAAAAAAGATGATCCAGCTTCCAGAAAGTTCACATCTATATTTATACCATAAAGCTTGCTTTTCACAAAGTTTATTCTCATACCGGACACTAATTCAAAGCTTCTTAACAACACTTTGATAGACCACAAATTATCCCATATGCATGTCCCCATTAAAATAGTATCATCAGCGAATTGAAGGATCTGAAATTGTATACTGTCATTTACCTGGAATCCTTTAAATCTCTCATTCTCTACAGCTCTTCCATCATTCCGGTTAAACCTTCAGCTACAATTAAGAACAAAAAATGGGATAAAGGATCACCTTGACGTAGGCCTCTTCCAACCTTGAAATCTTCTATTGGGCTTCCATTAACTAGAATGGACATCGAAATCTCAAAGATACAAGCCCGCATCCACTTTAACCAACCATCGGAAAACCCCGTCTTTACCATCATGCGTTCCAAAAAACCTCAATTCACAGTATCATAAGCTCTTTCAAAGTCAACCTTCAACAACAAGCattcatcttttcttcttttttctaaaTCGAGAATCTCATTGAGAATAAGCACTCCATCAATAATCTGTCTCTACGGAAGGAAGGTAGATTGGCAGTTGGAGATTACTTTGCCCAAAACTCTTTTCAGTGTATTAGCCAAAATCTTGgacaaaattttataaagactaCCAATCAAACAAATGGGTCGGTAATCAAAGAGAACCTGAGGGTGGTCCTTCTTTGGAATAAGAGTCAAAAAAGAAGTTGTCACCGCTTTAGGGAGAATAGCGTTGTTATGAAATTCTCATTAAAAAAGCCATCACATCGTTTTTCACAATACTCTAGCAAGCCTTAAAAAAGTTAAGATTGAAGTCATATGGGCCCGGACTCTTATTACCATCAATGCCTTGCAAAAAAGGTCTATTATTCCATTCTTCAGAAAAATGCTTGGAAAAATGTTCTTTCACTTCTTTTTTAATGCATGTCAACCCCTGTATCCACTCCTCTCCATTCTTTAGCATTACAATTTGATTTCTACGCCGTCTTCCTTTTATGCTAGCATGGAAGAATTGTGAATTAGAATCCCCTTCCTAGACCCACTTCGACCTAGATTTTTGATGAAGGAGACTTTCTTTGTAATGAATTTGCTCCcagaattttttgaccaaaccTTTGTATTGTGAAAGGAAGGGTCATCGATCCTGTTAGCGGCCAAGTCCTCTACCTCATTCAATTCCTTCATAGTTTTATCAATCTTGAGATCAAGAAGATCGAATACCTCACGATTCCACACCTTTAGACGCTCTTTTAAAACATTCAACTTTTCTTTAAGAACAAAAGTTTTTTACCTCTAATCACCGTCGTTTCCCAAATGTCAACAACAAAAGACATGTAGTTCGGATGCTCTAACCAACAGTTGTTAAACCTGAAAGGCTTAGGACCTCAATCGAGATTAGTACACACAAGCCATATAGGAAAATGGTCGGAGATGTCACGATCACCAATCCATTGATTGAATATGCCTCCTTTCTCAATAAAGCCTTCGGATAGTAAAAATCAGTCCAAACGACTCATAGCTGAGCCATCCGAACTCAACCAGAAAAATTTCTTTCCCAAAACAGGTATATCAATCACTTCCATAACATTAATAAACTGATCAAATTCATACCTCTCCACCGGGCTCCTTCCTCCACTATTGCCTTTTATTTCTCCCAATTTCAAGATCGCGTTAAAGTCACCTCCTAGACACCAATCACCCTTTGCAATGTTCAATTTAAAATCTACCAAGTCTTTCCAAAGCTTCCTCTTTCCTGACATACTACATGGAGAATAGATATTAACAATGTACAGCAAGCCAGAATTCCATTCAACACACATACCTAAAAAACCATCGCATGTGAAGCTATACTGAAATGAGAATAACTCCTTATTCCAAATAGACAATAAACCACCTGATAAACCAATAGATTCTTTCACCACCCATTCGACATCTTTATGACCCCACAAGTTATGAATCATAAAGTCGTCAAAATTAGATCTTTTTGTTTCTTGCAACAAACACATATCGAACGCACCTGATTTTAACAACGAGCTCAAACGACGTCGTTTAGCAGTATTGCCCACCCACGTAAATTCAAGGACATAATCTTTATGGGCAACACTGGTTCTGGTGCTCCCTTTGAATTCGTGCTTCCTCAACTCTGGTTTCATTTGAAATAATCCTCTCTACATACCTTTCTCCTTCCTCCTCTCCTTATTCAACCCCCAATTCTAAAGCCCCAAGCCATACTTTGGATGCCACTTCGTGTTCATAATTCTTCAGGAATTTTGTGTTGCAGTTTCGAATGTCAGAAGAGTTGATAGAACTGCAGCACAATAAGTCGTCGGTAGAATTTAAAGAGCCCGACAAACCCGTCCCTGAATTGATCATCGACGGCTGAACCCTCCTAACCCCAGCGACTTCAGAAGCACCTTCCGCAGAAACAGTATTCGTGCTGGACAAATCTAGATGTGCTTTAGAAGAAGAAATATGTGAATTCTGTTTGCGAGATTTGAGGCTGCTTGCGAGTTGTTGTTGTTTACGCAAAGAAGCAGAAGGAAGAAACAATGGCGCTTTCCCTGTATGTTTCTGCATACTCAAAGATTTTTGAGAATTATTGTGGTACCTTGGGTGCATGATAGTATTATGGAGGCCAAAACAGATAGCTCACGTTTGACTTGTAGTGACAGTTTTGTAACTGTCATTATAAGTTAAATTTCTTGGATTTAAATAAGTATACCGGAAATTTTAAAGAAGGTGTTCCGGTAAACAATAATTAACCAGATTactttaaaaaagtgttccggtagaGGGGGAAACGACATCTATTTACAGATTTTCTACTTTTAGTGACAGTTTGGTCTGTCActataagtcaaatttcttTTAAACTCAAACAATAAATAGGGATGGCCACGGGcacccatgggtgcgggtttgacacttaccaaacccacacccgaaatcatcacccaaacccaaacccaaacccaaaggctgttcgggtggcaaaacaacacctacgcccacacccattgggttcgggttttttccacccaaacccgcagcacatttgaaaataatttgcaaatttaagaaattaaattccaacatagactttgaattaaattacaactaaaattaaggtcttccaaggaaattcaaacatagactttcaagaaattacaacatagacttacaagaaattaaattacaactaaaatttaaggtcttccaaggaaattgaggaagactatgggggtaattaggtaattataaaatatttcgggtgggtgtatgggtttcgggtgtgggtttgactgataccaaacccacacccatattatcgggtgtcacccgaacccaaacccaaacccagtcaaatcgggtttcccccgttgacttgggtttgggttcgggtgggtctctcgggtttgggtttttttgccatccctaacaataaagagtaaaattattataacaaaaaaataaataaagggtaaaattggaaaacaaattaatttgtaGGGGTAGAGgtataattgttggggtagaaaaaaaaaattcctcttttttctctctttttaaataaatttgagaGGTAGTTTGTTTGTGGGGTGGATAAATGGATGCCCACATATTTGGGATGTCTTACTTTTCTTGTTAAGCTATCtcatttttccttaaaaaaaaaaagaagaagaaaggaaatAGTGTAAAGCATTAAATGACATATTTGACATCTCTTGACACTCTAAATTTACCATCTATCATTTACAACGCAACAccttaaaaaattaacatgtaGCGCTTGCGACTGGCAAGGACAGAGAGTAATCACTGAAGCATAaggcatatatatataaacaatgaGCATCATGTGTCCCCTATTGTATTAGTAGGTCGTGGGTTCAATTCATACTCAAACTATGATTGATGTAATTTCAAAGGATTTGATCACTCTGTCCACTGTTATGCGGCGGTCATAGCAAGCATCAACGACCTTCTTCATTTGGATTGGAAAGTCCGCCTTTCTCATTCTTTTAGGGAAGGTAATGCTGATGCTGATTTTTTGGCGAAGTTAAAATCGATTAATGATGACAAATTGACCTTTTGGGGATTCCTACCTGGAGAGATGGAGAGCATGCTTTAAGGGTGTTAATTTCACCCTCATActtgatttctttttctttttctttctgccTCTTTTTGATATTGTACCAAcagaaaaaatgttttttattgttACTTTTACCGGGTTTTTTTGCTTACTAACCATTAAGATAACTATTGAATTCATCACtgaaatgtaataataataataataataataataataataataataataataataataataataataatgcacCCAAATAATTAAAGTTTAGACAGCTCAATatttaaatttcattaattaattttattctttaattaaaattgtgtaatattatatttatgtatattgccttaaaaaaatatttatgtatattatcaactatttctaaaatatttatcTATATACTAAAATACAAAATGTTCATTGGTGTAAgtacattttctattttctcaaaatataattattaatttactttAGGCTCATCTAAAAATTTGCTTTCCACTCATCTAAAACTTTGCTTTAGGCTCCAAAATATGTTGGGCCAGCACTGACTGCCGTTAAAAATGATTAATTTCTATTGGGGAACTTGTGGGGCATGCATGCAAGGTGAGTTATCTCCTTCCAACTTAATTTTCTCCATTCACGTGTGCTAAAAATCAAACTCCAAGTTCATTCATTGGTTTCCGTAATTTTATTTCCTCTCGCTTTCTTTTCATTCAACCAAACGAACTCAAGGGGACCGAAACCCTTACCACTTGAACTTATTTATCTTTAGTATTTGATTATTAATTCTTAGAGGTGGAaactgttggagtaagccctaaaagctagtgtattttgatagaatcttcttttgtatcatgagtttgatttatatgtttaatatatataataagacattttttattatatgtttgtttcaaactaataaagtccctagaatagttagtctgtttaatggaacattaagtgtgacttaatcgtgagaccTCATTAGACACAATGAcattattcttaaagtatctgtagtcaagttttactgtgatgtgggataacactaaaacatagagactattatgtgaatAGACCGATGACGTCATCTCATgtgtcatggatatgagatatcaagtcttcacatagatataaatattaggagtaatatttatattggattgaccctccatgagaatactacatactAGTAAAAGTTATGAAAAGTGTcttaagatattctcatagtgatagtggtgtattccaccctttgacctgaaaccactatgtaccctagatgtaggagtcgAGTGCTTTATCACctcaattaatttaaaacagaATCAAACTTTTGGTTTAGATCTATCGCTTTTAGAAGTATCAAATCAAATCTTAACTATTAAGAACCACTTGTAACAGATTACCGTCAATTGATTTGAAAATCTCTtaaccattaaaaaaatttcaaatcacTGTTGGGAAACTTGTGGGGCATGCATGCAACGTGAGTTATCCCCTTCCAACTGAATTTTCTCCATTAACGCAGGGACAGACCTAGCTATACATGAAAAGGGGCAGTCGCCACCCTTCAATCATGTAGCACTCTAGTATccatatacatatatatgtgATCGCCACCCGTGTACAACAAATAAATTCAACCTTTGgcaccttttcatatttcataatatacaaaataaactactatatataatataagagaagggatccgttgactccagAAGTAAGTCtacattgacttactccgcttaataactcgatatcggcattatatttcttcaatccaaccgttgaattcaaagatctcattgagtagatcaactccacaaatttttataaaaatcaaaatcgtttgatactttttctgataactttaattgaacgtacgacaaacttttaaaaaaatcgttgaatttcaatagtcaaaatacataactacattttttgaatttttatttattccaACTCCACTAACACACTTAGTAATAATTGTTTGTATATAAATTCTAGTTCATTTAGTAAATATGTTAAAATTGTCTTAGATTCGATTTTTCTTGGTGTCAATTTTGGTAGATTAAGTCTATATGATTTTAGCTTTAAATGGAATTGCTACAAGTTGATAGTGAAATTGGACCCCTCAAATTAATCGGTTCTTGGGCTAAAGATCgatttttccaaaaaataaataaaataaattgtcaatattatatgttatatttcagTCACCCTCAACGATTTTTCCTGGTTCCGTCCCTGCATTCACGTGagctaaaaatcaaattttaagttcattcattgatttccgtaattttcttttcaCTCTCTTTCTTTCCATTCAACCTAACGAATCCAATGAGGCCAAAAGCCTTACCACTTGATTAATTCTTGAGGTGAAAACttcatattaataaaaataaaaatggtaacCAAAATAATTATGCATGACATGTCTGCTTggatatttatatatatatatatatatatatatatatatatatatatcaaaaaatatctttcactccaaatataataacaaaaaaagaaaaatcatccaTTTAGACAAGTCAAATAAATAGAAAGAGTCctctcaaaaaaaataaaaaatagaaacagCAAGCTGTGTACTACTAATAAGTTAATGGTACGgatgtttcttcaaaaaaagtgaaaaaaattcaatcccatgatgtttttgtttttttatgacaTGGACCTCGGATTCATCGACATTAAAAACCATAGGATTATAGTTCCAAATTACATGAACCTAACCAACCATCATTCAACACTTGTCTCACATAGCTCCTTCCCTTTCCTCTTTGTGTTTtgtgtgagtttttttttagaagggtctctttcttctttttctcttgttttttttttttgtcacaatcATTTTTCAAAAGAGGAGAAAAGAGAAagggttttggttttgaattttaGCATGGAGAATCACATGGTGAAGGAGGAAATAATTGAGGTGATTGATGGAGaacaagaggaagaagaaaatgatgatgaagaagaagaagatgatgttgTTTCTACCTTGACAATGGAAAGGGTTGCTGCTGCTAAGAAATTCATTGAGAATCATTATAAGTCTCAAATGAAACATATTCAAGAACGTAAGGAAAGGTAAAAAAAACCACCATGCACCcactttgtttttttgttttgatcattATAAAGAATTgaacaacaaattttttttgtttaatttttatataatatatagattaAAGATAATTACATATGAACGAAAGGTAGACCGTCAACAAACTGTGTCGCTAAATCGTTCAGTATAGCAAAATCAATTCTTCGAAAAACTACATTCATAGACTTAGAGGACACAACATTGTTATGTATGATCCTTTGAACTATTTTAAGAAGGTCCACGGCCTCTAGTCCTAGAAAACCCAACATTGTTTTTTGTGTTACACTTTgcattttttttgcttttgataGAAATGTGTTGTTGAaggttttcttctttttctttgctttgttttctttttccctCCTTTTGTGAAATGTGTATTTGTTAATGTGAATTTACTTATTCTAGGATGTGATAATATGTGTATATTGTGGAAGCTTTGGATTTTTGTTAAATTGTTATGTTTTTAGGTGCATATCTTAATGATGCTGCTTAATGCTTAatgaagtttatttattttaatggatttgagaagcttaatGCTTAAAGGAAAAATTGTTCATGATTAATCGTTTGAGATGACAACAAGAACATTTGAGTTTCATTGTATCATATCCTAATAATTCACATTCATCATCAATGTTGGCCCATACCCTGCTGCTTAAAAATGTATGTTGTGGCTGTGTTAAAACTCTTATGAAGAGTTTGTCGCCCATTTGAGTCCCACAAGGCTCGAGGGATTAGTCCCTACAGTTGCGCGCAAAGGATACCTGGTTTATGCCTAAAAAAATGTATGTTGTGGCTTTTGCATACAAACACACAAAAGATTGCAACTTTTATGGCATTTGACAGTCCTAATTCATTGACAATCAAAGAAGTACAGGCATGCATACATAAAAATGATTTCCGATCTCATCTTATAAGTCGTTTAAGGTTTTAGCAGATGAATTCAGAATGAGATTATTATCATAGGTTTCATAAAACATTTTCAGGCGTTCAGTACTACAAAAGGAGTTAGAATCTGCGCATGtaccagaagaagaacaaatcAATTTATTGAAGGATTTAGAGAGCAAGGAGACTGAGTATATGCGgttaaaaagacataaaatatGTGTCGATGATTTTGACCTGCTAACCATTATTGGCAGGGGAGCCTTTGGTGAGGTAGAGATTCATATATTTCCTTCGGATTCTCattttacgtttttttttattatactttCTATGGTGAAATTGTGTAACATCTTATACCACGTGATTTCACAGGTAAGACTCTGTCGCGAGAAGAAATCAGGTAATATATATGCCatgaaaaagttgaaaaagtCTGAAATGCTCAGCCGGGGACAGGTTAgtttttcatattttcattAACACCATATGTTTATTGTTTCCGTCATGGTTCTAAATTGCAGTTGCAGTCACGTCTGCAAACTTTGATATTTTGGCAAAATGCTGACAAATGCAGCCGCAATTGTGGTTGTGATGCCGTTGTAGAGACCTCTAGAACCTTTATTTTTCAAGTTTCACATTAagattcatattttctttttattcatttGGTGTGTTTCCCGTCATAGGTTGAGCATGTTAGAGCTGAAAGGAATGTACTTGCAGAAGTTGCCAATGACTGCATTGTGAAACTTTATTACTCATTTCAAGATCCCGAATTCTTATATCTTATAATGGAATATTTACCTGGTGGCGATATAATGACTTTGTTAATGAGGGAAGAAACTTTGACAGAAAGTGTGGCTAGATTTTACATCGCCCAAACCGTTTTGGCCATAGAGTCTATTCATAAACACAATTACATTCATCGGTTAgtattatttcattttaaactGTACTTCTGTGTTATTCGTATAAACCATATTTTGCAGTTATAAGTTCTTCGTCTTTCCTCAGGGATATAAAACCTGACAACCTTCTGTTAGACATAAATGGTCATATGAAACTGTCCGATTTCGGTCTTTGCAAACCACTTGACTGCTCAAATCTATCATCtataaatgaaaatgaaatattgGATGATGAAAACTTGAATGATACAATGGACGTTGATGGATCCTCAAACCCAAATAGCAAAAACGGTAGGCGTTGGAAAAGTCCGCTCGAACAACTTCAACATTGGCAAATGAATCGGAGGAAATTGGTAATTGTTTTCTGCCAACATTTATAACAATTTTATTTGACACATGAAATTAATATATACGTTTGCTTCTAAATTTCGTACCTTctttattgaatttgttttgaAAAGGTACCTTCCTTTCCAAGTAATATATGTTTTCGgcttataaaagaaaaagttgatTTTGATTGCATTTTACCATTTTGAAcatctttcattttctttcatGAAAATGTTTCTCAAGCTTTTCTATTGATTTCATGGCAGGCATTTTCCACTGTTGGAACACCAGACTATATTGCTCCAGAAGTGTTATTGAAAAAGGGTTATGGTGTCGAATGCGACTGGTTTGTTGATATTCTTTTCCATTTTCTTGAGTTACATCTATTTAGTATCTGTTTCAGTAGTTCTCCCATTTTGAAGTGATCGCAAATGATAACGCAAATGAAATTAATATCCTTTTCGAAATGGAATATCTTCCTTGTTTTCCGACATGGATTCTTGGCTTGCTGCAGGTGGTCTCTTGGTGCTATAATGTATGAGATGCTTGTCGGTTATCCTCCATTTTACTCTGATGATCCTGTAACAACGTGCAGAAaggttttaatatttttttccgtATTCGTCCCACCTTAAGCAGCGCTTATTTTCCCTTGTcttatgttttttaattattgagcATTTCAATGGACAGATTGTGCACTGGAAAAATCACTTAAAATTTCCGGACGAGGCAAGATTGACACCTGAAGCAAAAGATCTGATATGCAGGTTGCTTAGTGGTGTTCCGCATAGACTTGGTACAAGAGGAGcaaatgaaattaaagtgtgTAAGATGCgggttttttttcttatatctcATTACAATGGATTAGCATTAAATCATGTTATTCGCTGATAACACTACTGGTTCTTAATTGACAGTCTCATCCGTGGTTTAGAGATGTCATATGGGACAGACTCTATGAAACCGAGGCAGCATTTAAACCACGAGTCATTGGAGAACTTGACACtcaaaattttatgaaattcgACGAGGTATAAGATATTAAGAAATAGGTGcattatatgaattttttatgaaacaAAATGAAGTATACATTTTAATTGGTTGAAATTGTAATGTTTATTGTAATTGTCTTAATAGGTTGAACCACCAAAGCCATATCGAACTGGATCTGGACCGATAAGAAAGGTAACACTATTTACATGCAGGAAGATTGAGATTTTTCATCAGTTCTAGTTGTTTACCCTGACACAAAATTTCCATGCTATATATAAGTTGATTGATTTTGTAGTAAACTAAAAATCTTGagtttcttataatttttttctgcAGAAGCACTTGACTCCTCAAGATCTCAGTTTTGTTGGCTATACATATAAGAATTTTGCCGCTGTCAAGGGGAAACGCCACTCTGTTGGTAGGATCTTACTATCCTTTTTCCCTTATcatgttttaatattttgacGATATGTGATATCTATTTTTAATGTTATAATTCAACCTTTTTGTCGCCAATTTGCATTTTCATTTTGTTCGTGAGATCAGCatattaatgttatatgccaAGGAAAATgctgaaattttgaaaatgcaCGAAAATGTTACAAGTAGAGGGATAAACAATGTGGCATAATATTGTTAACCCTTTACCCTTTCTGTTCTCCATATATCATAGCAACGGCTTAATTGGTTAATAATTTTCATGCACTTGATGCTATCTTTGATGCTTAAACATCTTTTTGTCCTAGCAAGTATATCAGCTTTTGCCATATCGGTTTTTGCTTCTAGTCTCTGTAATTTTTGCTTTTTCCATATCGGTTGTAGCTATCGGTTTTTTCTTAATCCTATCACCATATTTAAATATACCTGCTGAACATTTCAGTGTATACAGTTTTTATCCCTTGTAGCTAATTATATTCTACCACTTTGTTGGACTTGATACAGATAAGGGAAGCTTGTCATCACAATCATCACTCGACTCCACTCACAGTAATAAAACCTAACTAACTTCAATAATTACTACTATGTTTATATTCCGTTGAGAGTGCTAGCAACGCACTCTTTAACACACGCTTCCAACATTCTCGGATCCCATATAAATTTGGTGGGACCCATAAAAGAGAGCGTCTAGAAAAGTGTGTGCTGCTAGCATTATTTTTATTCCATTACGTGATTCTAACTGACCCGTTTTATTTTAGGTGATTCTGTAATAGACTATTCCGCTTAATACTCGACGGACATCACAAAAGCATAGGCGGTTGCATTGCACTTGTATGGTTGCACCCTATGATTCTTGTGAAAAGTGACCTAACCTTAATGTTC from Trifolium pratense cultivar HEN17-A07 linkage group LG5, ARS_RC_1.1, whole genome shotgun sequence encodes:
- the LOC123886076 gene encoding uncharacterized protein LOC123886076, which translates into the protein MKPELRKHEFKGSTRTSVAHKDYVLEFTWVGNTAKRRRLSSLLKSGAFDMCLLQETKRSNFDDFMIHNLWGHKDVEWVVKESIGLSGGLLSIWNKELFSFQYSFTCDGFLGMCVEWNSGLLYIVNIYSPCSMSGKRKLWKDLVDFKLNIAKGDWCLGGDFNAILKLGEIKGNSGGRSPVERYEFDQFINVMEVIDIPVLGKKFFWLSSDGSAMSRLD
- the LOC123882915 gene encoding serine/threonine-protein kinase tricornered-like yields the protein MMFLFFYDMDLGFIDIKNHRIIVPNYMNLTNHHSTLVSHSSFPFLFVFCVSFFLEGSLSSFSLVFFFCHNHFSKEEKRERVLVLNFSMENHMVKEEIIEVIDGEQEEEENDDEEEEDDVVSTLTMERVAAAKKFIENHYKSQMKHIQERKERRSVLQKELESAHVPEEEQINLLKDLESKETEYMRLKRHKICVDDFDLLTIIGRGAFGEVRLCREKKSGNIYAMKKLKKSEMLSRGQVEHVRAERNVLAEVANDCIVKLYYSFQDPEFLYLIMEYLPGGDIMTLLMREETLTESVARFYIAQTVLAIESIHKHNYIHRDIKPDNLLLDINGHMKLSDFGLCKPLDCSNLSSINENEILDDENLNDTMDVDGSSNPNSKNGRRWKSPLEQLQHWQMNRRKLAFSTVGTPDYIAPEVLLKKGYGVECDWWSLGAIMYEMLVGYPPFYSDDPVTTCRKIVHWKNHLKFPDEARLTPEAKDLICRLLSGVPHRLGTRGANEIKSHPWFRDVIWDRLYETEAAFKPRVIGELDTQNFMKFDEVEPPKPYRTGSGPIRKKHLTPQDLSFVGYTYKNFAAVKGKRHSVDKGSLSSQSSLDSTHSDSVIDYSA